In Lysinibacillus sp. FSL M8-0337, the following proteins share a genomic window:
- a CDS encoding D-arabinono-1,4-lactone oxidase encodes MFSVEKWKNGEKWTNWAGNIIAYPSEMHLPCSIEEVVNVVKHARDRKKTIRVTGAAHSFSAVAMPEHIALSLHNMRGLISIDAENQEATLWGGTYLYEIGPLLAKHGFGLMNMGDIQEQSIAGAVSTGTHGTGVALGSLSSAVTRWCFVDGNGTYHEHIRGTDDLSEALHVSLGMLGVLVKVTLKVLPLYSLHYIGTRDTLTNGLATFAQDIRQHRHVEWFYFPGSETIQIKRMNAMAPVYQSEWRKYVENIKLQIVENGAFFAISELCKWKPALSSAMSKLAAANVVEAEKIGISYEIYPSPRSVKFQESEYAISLTQFEACMEEIHAMFKKGHLHVHFPLECRTTAGEAGYLSPTQGQESAFIAFHMYKGMSEEPYFTWVHNLMQKYHGRPHWGKQSHLTAQQVHALYPNIDKFLTVRAQYDPDKVFFTRYLEQLFIL; translated from the coding sequence ATGTTTTCTGTAGAGAAGTGGAAAAATGGGGAGAAATGGACGAACTGGGCTGGCAATATAATAGCGTATCCAAGTGAGATGCATTTACCTTGTTCTATAGAAGAAGTTGTAAATGTAGTGAAGCATGCGCGTGATAGGAAGAAAACCATTCGTGTAACAGGTGCAGCTCATTCATTTAGTGCTGTTGCCATGCCGGAGCATATTGCACTGTCATTACATAATATGCGCGGGCTTATTTCGATAGATGCCGAAAACCAAGAAGCTACACTGTGGGGGGGCACTTATTTATATGAGATTGGACCATTGCTTGCAAAGCATGGGTTTGGCTTAATGAATATGGGCGATATTCAAGAACAGAGCATTGCCGGAGCAGTGTCTACTGGTACACATGGAACAGGGGTGGCTTTAGGTTCGTTGTCGTCTGCTGTGACACGCTGGTGTTTTGTTGATGGAAATGGAACTTATCATGAGCATATTCGAGGGACTGACGATTTATCCGAGGCGCTTCATGTCTCACTTGGCATGCTAGGAGTACTTGTAAAAGTGACGCTAAAAGTGTTGCCACTCTATAGTTTACATTATATTGGCACAAGGGACACATTAACAAACGGACTAGCCACCTTTGCACAAGATATTCGACAGCATCGACATGTTGAATGGTTTTACTTTCCTGGTAGTGAAACGATTCAAATTAAACGTATGAATGCGATGGCCCCAGTGTATCAAAGTGAATGGCGCAAGTATGTAGAAAATATAAAACTTCAAATAGTAGAAAATGGTGCATTTTTTGCGATTTCAGAGCTATGTAAATGGAAACCAGCTTTAAGTAGTGCAATGAGTAAATTAGCTGCTGCCAATGTTGTGGAGGCCGAGAAGATTGGCATTAGCTATGAAATCTATCCATCTCCTAGAAGTGTCAAATTCCAAGAAAGCGAGTACGCCATATCATTAACGCAATTTGAGGCATGCATGGAAGAAATTCATGCAATGTTTAAAAAAGGACATTTGCATGTGCATTTTCCATTGGAATGCCGTACAACAGCAGGTGAGGCTGGTTATTTAAGTCCTACACAAGGACAAGAATCCGCCTTTATTGCTTTTCATATGTATAAAGGCATGTCGGAAGAGCCTTATTTTACATGGGTGCATAATTTAATGCAAAAATATCATGGTCGACCACATTGGGGAAAACAAAGCCATTTAACTGCACAGCAAGTACACGCATTATATCCAAATATAGATAAATTTTTAACAGTTCGTGCACAATATGATCCTGACAAAGTATTTTTCACACGTTACTTAGAGCAATTATTCATATTGTAA